A genomic segment from Syntrophales bacterium encodes:
- a CDS encoding adenylate kinase: protein MRIILLGAPGAGKGTVARLLTETDGSVQISTGDILRAAVGEGTELGKQAKGYMDRGELVPDSLIMEMMEVRLQEEDCQRGFILDGFPRTIPQARELKKLLETLRIELDFVANLEVPREIILDRLTTRRTCANPECQEIYNIKSNPATPDGKCKKCGSPVMQRDDETEEAIIKRLETYTQKTAPLIGFYEQEGILRNFVSLDSKETVEKIREVLNK, encoded by the coding sequence ATGAGAATAATACTTCTGGGGGCGCCGGGTGCCGGTAAAGGTACGGTAGCCAGACTTCTCACGGAAACGGATGGTTCTGTCCAGATTTCAACCGGTGATATCCTGCGCGCAGCCGTGGGAGAGGGGACAGAACTGGGTAAACAGGCAAAAGGTTACATGGACCGGGGGGAGCTTGTGCCCGATTCCTTGATTATGGAGATGATGGAAGTCCGCCTCCAGGAGGAAGACTGCCAGAGGGGGTTTATCCTCGACGGTTTTCCCCGCACCATTCCCCAGGCCAGAGAACTGAAGAAGCTGCTTGAGACCCTAAGGATCGAACTCGACTTTGTTGCTAATCTGGAAGTGCCGCGGGAAATTATCCTGGATCGTCTAACCACACGGAGGACATGTGCAAATCCTGAATGTCAGGAAATCTACAACATTAAGAGCAATCCGGCGACTCCGGACGGTAAATGTAAAAAATGCGGCAGTCCTGTTATGCAGCGGGATGATGAGACTGAAGAGGCCATTATCAAGCGGCTGGAAACATACACGCAAAAGACAGCCCCCCTGATCGGATTTTATGAACAGGAGGGCATCTTAAGGAACTTTGTATCCCTCGACAGTAAAGAAACGGTGGAGAAAATCAGAGAAGTGCTGAATAAATAA
- a CDS encoding ATP-dependent helicase, giving the protein MIDYKRELNPEQFQIVMEEGGPLLVIAGAGSGKTRTLTYRVARLIESGVKPERMLLATFTNKAARSMLLRVQMLLSYSFEAGLERDISRLWGGTFHHIAHLILRVNAPLLGYERNFSIIDSEDARQLINTCISEAGVNTKPVCVQRTGRSDNFPRANVLGDIIGLSVNTKVPLDEIVAMRHPFFFHRLDDIKAVAFHYIHRKRRLNVMDFDDLLLNWKRLLTDFPDVLKAYAERFSHVLVDEYQDTSIIQADILDLLASRYRNLMVVGDDSQSIYSFRGANFDNFIKFPERYPDCNIFKLETNYRSTPEILQLANLSIVNNEKQFQKKLRAVRKGGIRPILVPAKDVVQQADFVTQRIIELIREGVPLHEIAVLYRAHYHSMELQMEMTRRSIPFEIRSGIRFFEQAHIKDVTSYMRIVVNPFDELAWKRVLRLHRKIGKATADRVWRFISSQAKPLTAIMTDEFLQCATKAAAPGLLKCRNTIKTILEESPERVPSEIIDVLLEGSYGEYLEESYSDAASREDDLDQLGNFSMKFDSLEDFLSELALLTNMTEEAGHDLDARGEDKVILSTIHQAKGLEWTIVFIIWCAEGMIPLARSLKDPDGEEEERRVFYVATTRAKDQLYLCYPLFNYARGMGSMVMNPSRFIRELSPLSCRAKDRPYDQWFVEEE; this is encoded by the coding sequence ATGATAGATTACAAAAGAGAGCTTAACCCTGAACAGTTTCAAATTGTCATGGAAGAGGGGGGGCCTCTCCTTGTCATCGCCGGTGCTGGCAGTGGCAAGACCCGCACCTTGACCTACCGTGTGGCCCGTTTAATAGAATCAGGGGTAAAGCCTGAAAGGATGCTCCTTGCCACCTTTACCAACAAGGCTGCCCGCTCGATGCTTTTAAGGGTGCAGATGCTCCTCTCATATTCATTCGAGGCAGGCCTTGAGAGGGACATAAGCCGGCTATGGGGTGGAACATTTCATCATATTGCCCATCTCATCCTGAGGGTAAATGCCCCCCTTCTCGGTTACGAGAGGAATTTTTCTATTATTGATAGTGAGGATGCGAGACAACTGATCAACACCTGTATATCTGAAGCGGGGGTCAATACGAAACCTGTCTGCGTGCAACGCACAGGCAGAAGCGATAATTTCCCGAGAGCAAATGTCCTGGGAGACATCATCGGTCTTTCCGTAAATACTAAAGTTCCCCTGGACGAGATTGTGGCGATGAGGCATCCCTTTTTCTTCCATCGTCTTGACGACATCAAAGCGGTAGCCTTCCATTACATCCATCGTAAAAGAAGATTAAACGTCATGGACTTTGATGACCTCCTCCTCAACTGGAAAAGACTCCTCACAGACTTTCCGGATGTCCTGAAGGCGTATGCGGAAAGGTTTTCCCATGTCCTTGTGGATGAATATCAGGATACCAGCATCATCCAGGCGGACATTCTGGATCTTCTCGCCTCACGCTACAGAAACCTGATGGTCGTGGGTGACGATTCGCAGAGTATCTATTCCTTCAGAGGGGCAAATTTTGATAATTTCATTAAATTTCCCGAAAGGTATCCTGATTGTAATATCTTCAAGCTTGAGACCAACTACCGCAGCACGCCGGAGATCCTTCAACTGGCCAACCTGAGTATCGTCAATAATGAAAAGCAGTTTCAAAAAAAGTTACGGGCGGTGAGAAAGGGGGGTATCAGACCGATACTTGTACCGGCGAAAGATGTCGTCCAGCAGGCGGATTTCGTGACCCAGCGGATCATTGAATTGATACGGGAAGGTGTCCCTCTCCATGAGATTGCCGTACTCTACCGGGCGCATTACCATTCCATGGAACTACAGATGGAGATGACCAGGCGGTCCATTCCCTTTGAAATCCGCTCTGGCATCCGTTTTTTCGAACAGGCCCACATCAAGGACGTAACTTCCTACATGAGGATCGTGGTCAATCCCTTTGACGAACTGGCCTGGAAAAGGGTCCTGAGGCTCCACAGGAAGATAGGCAAGGCCACTGCCGATAGGGTCTGGAGATTCATCTCGTCGCAGGCGAAACCCCTTACCGCCATCATGACCGATGAATTTCTTCAATGTGCAACAAAAGCGGCAGCCCCCGGTCTTCTAAAATGCAGAAACACCATCAAAACCATCCTGGAAGAATCACCGGAGAGAGTCCCCTCGGAAATTATTGATGTACTGCTCGAGGGGAGCTACGGGGAATATCTTGAGGAAAGTTATAGCGATGCGGCGTCGCGGGAAGATGACCTGGATCAACTGGGGAATTTTTCCATGAAATTTGACTCTTTGGAAGATTTTTTGAGTGAACTTGCCCTCCTGACAAATATGACCGAGGAAGCCGGACACGATCTGGACGCAAGGGGTGAGGATAAGGTTATCCTCAGCACGATTCATCAGGCAAAGGGCCTTGAATGGACGATTGTTTTTATAATCTGGTGTGCAGAGGGGATGATACCGCTCGCCCGCTCTTTGAAAGACCCGGACGGGGAAGAAGAGGAGCGGAGGGTTTTCTATGTTGCCACGACCAGGGCAAAGGACCAACTCTACCTCTGTTATCCCTTGTTCAATTACGCAAGGGGCATGGGCAGTATGGTGATGAACCCTTCCCGGTTTATCAGGGAATTGTCACCACTGTCGTGCAGGGCAAAAGACCGGCCATACGATCAGTGGTTTGTCGAAGAGGAATGA
- a CDS encoding histone-lysine N-methyltransferase: MAKWNKNKKVLDHEHSRFWRFELRDLDEPNLQKDVFPYDEVCRIDFDHKIIPINPADEIFITDTTFRDGQQARPPYTVQQIVDLYTMMGKLGGENGVIRQSEFFLYSNRDREAVEKCLELGLAYPEITGWIRANKEDIKLVKEAGLRETGVLTSVSDYHIFLKMNKTRKQAIEDYLGIIKSILDTGIIPRCHFEDITRADIYGFCIPFAIELMKLREESGIDIKIRLCDTLGYGVTYPGASLPRSVDKLVRAFIEDGGVPGCLLEWHGHNDFHKALTNASTAWLYGCSAANGTLLGLGERTGNSPLEGLIIEFISLKGTNYGIDTTVITDIANYLEKEIGVKISSNYPFVGSEFNATMAGIHADGLIKNEEIYNIFDTTRILKRPVTTTITDKSGKAGIAYWINSHLGLTEDKAIDKRHPGISKIHKWVMEQYESGRVTSISHEEMERRVRKYIPELFMSDLEKIKYMAAAAAVSVVKQVIEHPMMKTMKPDLQEPIMQQFIEENPSIQFAYVVDMNGKKTTRNITNIADRAKYENYGIGTDQSDREWFIIPLQTGKIHVTSFYISKMTGALCITASAPIVDDRDEMVGIFGVDIKFEEWVKRAEDIAEATQIALKAEYEAKTKSDRWL, from the coding sequence ATGGCAAAATGGAATAAAAATAAAAAAGTCCTGGATCATGAACATTCCCGGTTCTGGAGATTTGAACTCAGAGATCTGGATGAGCCAAATCTCCAAAAAGATGTTTTCCCCTATGATGAAGTATGCAGAATTGACTTTGACCATAAGATCATTCCGATCAATCCCGCGGACGAAATTTTCATCACGGATACAACGTTCAGGGATGGTCAACAGGCAAGACCGCCCTATACCGTTCAGCAGATTGTTGATCTATACACCATGATGGGTAAACTCGGCGGTGAAAATGGCGTGATCAGGCAATCGGAATTCTTTCTCTACAGCAACAGAGACAGGGAAGCAGTGGAAAAATGCCTGGAACTGGGACTGGCATATCCCGAAATCACCGGATGGATAAGGGCAAATAAAGAGGATATTAAACTGGTAAAGGAGGCAGGATTGAGAGAGACCGGTGTTTTGACGTCCGTTTCGGATTATCATATCTTTCTCAAAATGAATAAGACGAGGAAACAGGCCATTGAAGATTATCTCGGTATTATAAAATCCATTCTTGATACGGGTATTATTCCGAGATGTCATTTTGAAGACATTACGAGAGCCGATATATACGGATTCTGTATCCCCTTTGCCATTGAACTGATGAAGTTACGGGAGGAGAGCGGCATTGACATCAAGATCAGGCTCTGTGATACCCTCGGTTACGGGGTAACCTATCCGGGTGCGTCTCTCCCCCGGAGTGTAGATAAACTGGTCAGGGCCTTTATCGAGGATGGTGGTGTCCCGGGTTGCCTGCTTGAGTGGCATGGCCATAATGACTTTCATAAGGCCCTGACCAACGCCTCAACGGCCTGGCTCTACGGTTGCAGTGCGGCCAATGGGACACTGTTAGGTTTGGGTGAAAGAACGGGCAATTCCCCCCTTGAGGGTCTTATCATCGAATTTATCAGTCTTAAAGGGACAAACTACGGCATTGATACCACCGTTATCACGGATATTGCCAACTACCTTGAAAAGGAGATCGGGGTAAAAATCTCTTCCAACTACCCCTTTGTTGGTTCTGAATTTAATGCAACAATGGCTGGTATCCATGCCGATGGCCTGATTAAGAACGAGGAGATATACAATATCTTCGACACAACCAGGATACTCAAGAGACCCGTTACGACAACGATTACCGATAAATCAGGGAAGGCAGGCATCGCCTACTGGATCAACTCACACCTCGGTCTCACGGAAGACAAGGCGATTGACAAAAGGCATCCGGGCATCTCAAAAATTCACAAATGGGTTATGGAACAGTACGAATCGGGCAGGGTAACAAGCATATCACATGAAGAAATGGAAAGGAGGGTTCGTAAATATATCCCTGAACTCTTCATGTCCGACCTCGAAAAGATAAAATACATGGCGGCGGCGGCGGCGGTTTCTGTGGTCAAACAGGTTATAGAACACCCCATGATGAAGACAATGAAACCGGACCTACAGGAACCGATCATGCAGCAGTTCATAGAGGAAAACCCCTCCATCCAGTTTGCCTACGTAGTGGACATGAATGGCAAGAAAACCACGCGAAATATCACCAACATTGCCGACAGGGCAAAGTATGAAAACTATGGCATCGGAACGGATCAGTCGGACAGGGAGTGGTTCATCATTCCGTTGCAAACCGGCAAAATCCATGTGACCAGTTTCTATATCTCAAAGATGACAGGGGCGCTCTGTATCACCGCATCCGCCCCCATTGTGGATGACAGGGATGAAATGGTCGGCATCTTTGGTGTGGATATTAAATTTGAGGAGTGGGTGAAGAGAGCCGAGGACATCGCCGAAGCAACACAGATCGCCCTGAAGGCGGAATACGAGGCAAAAACCAAGTCTGACCGGTGGTTGTAG